A stretch of the Vitis riparia cultivar Riparia Gloire de Montpellier isolate 1030 chromosome 13, EGFV_Vit.rip_1.0, whole genome shotgun sequence genome encodes the following:
- the LOC117928154 gene encoding disease resistance protein RUN1-like isoform X2, whose protein sequence is MTSTNTQIISYSPSSSSKSTHQFTYEVLLSFRGEDTRHGFTDHLYEALISCGIRTFRDDEELERGGVIASDLLKAIEESKIFVIIFSENYAAARWCLDELVKISECGATEGRLILPIFYHVDPAHVRKQSGSYEKAFVDHEKEADEEKREKIQKWRSALAKVGNLAGYDLQKYHLL, encoded by the exons ATGACTTCCACAAACACCCAGATCATCTCttattctccttcttcttcttctaaatCAACCCATCAATTCACTTATGAAGTCTTGTTGAGTTTCAGAGGAGAAGACACCCGCCATGGTTTCACAGATCATCTTTATGAGGCTTTGATTTCCTGTGGAATTCGCACCTTTAGAGATGATGAAGAACTGGAGAGAGGAGGAGTAATTGCATCTGACCTGCTGAAAGCTATTGAAGAATCAAAgatttttgttatcattttttcgGAAAACTATGCTGCCGCTAGGTGGTGTCTAGATGAACTCGTGAAGATCAGTGAGTGTGGGGCGACCGAGGGGCGACTGATTCTACCAATTTTCTATCATGTGGATCCAGCCCATGTGCGGAAGCAAAGCGGGAGTTATGAAAAGGCATTTGTTGATCACGAGAAGGAAGCAGATGAggagaaaagggagaagattCAAAAGTGGAGAAGTGCCTTGGCAAAAGTTGGCAATCTTGCTGGATATGATCTACAAAAATATCA CCTCCTTTGA
- the LOC117928154 gene encoding disease resistance protein RUN1-like isoform X1, whose product MTSTNTQIISYSPSSSSKSTHQFTYEVLLSFRGEDTRHGFTDHLYEALISCGIRTFRDDEELERGGVIASDLLKAIEESKIFVIIFSENYAAARWCLDELVKISECGATEGRLILPIFYHVDPAHVRKQSGSYEKAFVDHEKEADEEKREKIQKWRSALAKVGNLAGYDLQKYQERKQLKRYF is encoded by the exons ATGACTTCCACAAACACCCAGATCATCTCttattctccttcttcttcttctaaatCAACCCATCAATTCACTTATGAAGTCTTGTTGAGTTTCAGAGGAGAAGACACCCGCCATGGTTTCACAGATCATCTTTATGAGGCTTTGATTTCCTGTGGAATTCGCACCTTTAGAGATGATGAAGAACTGGAGAGAGGAGGAGTAATTGCATCTGACCTGCTGAAAGCTATTGAAGAATCAAAgatttttgttatcattttttcgGAAAACTATGCTGCCGCTAGGTGGTGTCTAGATGAACTCGTGAAGATCAGTGAGTGTGGGGCGACCGAGGGGCGACTGATTCTACCAATTTTCTATCATGTGGATCCAGCCCATGTGCGGAAGCAAAGCGGGAGTTATGAAAAGGCATTTGTTGATCACGAGAAGGAAGCAGATGAggagaaaagggagaagattCAAAAGTGGAGAAGTGCCTTGGCAAAAGTTGGCAATCTTGCTGGATATGATCTACAAAAATATCA ggaACGAAAGCAGTTGAAGCGATATTTCTAG
- the LOC117928154 gene encoding disease resistance protein RUN1-like isoform X3, protein MTSTNTQIISYSPSSSSKSTHQFTYEVLLSFRGEDTRHGFTDHLYEALISCGIRTFRDDEELERGGVIASDLLKAIEESKIFVIIFSENYAAARWCLDELVKISECGATEGRLILPIFYHVDPAHVRKQSGSYEKAFVDHEKEADEEKREKIQKWRSALAKVGNLAGYDLQKYHL, encoded by the exons ATGACTTCCACAAACACCCAGATCATCTCttattctccttcttcttcttctaaatCAACCCATCAATTCACTTATGAAGTCTTGTTGAGTTTCAGAGGAGAAGACACCCGCCATGGTTTCACAGATCATCTTTATGAGGCTTTGATTTCCTGTGGAATTCGCACCTTTAGAGATGATGAAGAACTGGAGAGAGGAGGAGTAATTGCATCTGACCTGCTGAAAGCTATTGAAGAATCAAAgatttttgttatcattttttcgGAAAACTATGCTGCCGCTAGGTGGTGTCTAGATGAACTCGTGAAGATCAGTGAGTGTGGGGCGACCGAGGGGCGACTGATTCTACCAATTTTCTATCATGTGGATCCAGCCCATGTGCGGAAGCAAAGCGGGAGTTATGAAAAGGCATTTGTTGATCACGAGAAGGAAGCAGATGAggagaaaagggagaagattCAAAAGTGGAGAAGTGCCTTGGCAAAAGTTGGCAATCTTGCTGGATATGATCTACAAAAATATCA TTTGTAA
- the LOC117928359 gene encoding disease resistance protein RUN1-like, producing MTSTNTQIISYSPSSSSKSTHQFTYEVLLSFRGEDTRHGFTDHLYEALISCGIRTFRDDEELERGGVIASDLLKAIEESKIFVIIFSENYAAARWCLDELVKISECGATEGRLILPIFYHVDPAHVRKQSGSYEKAFVDHEKEADEEKREKIQKWRSALAKVGNLAGYDLQKYQ from the coding sequence ATGACTTCCACAAACACCCAGATCATCTCttattctccttcttcttcttctaaatCAACCCATCAATTCACTTATGAAGTCTTGTTGAGTTTCAGAGGAGAAGACACCCGCCATGGTTTCACAGATCATCTTTATGAGGCTTTGATTTCCTGTGGAATTCGCACCTTTAGAGATGATGAAGAACTGGAGAGAGGAGGAGTAATTGCATCTGACCTGCTGAAAGCTATTGAAGAATCAAAgatttttgttatcattttttcgGAAAACTATGCTGCCGCTAGGTGGTGTCTAGATGAACTCGTGAAGATCAGTGAGTGTGGGGCGACCGAGGGGCGACTGATTCTACCAATTTTCTATCATGTGGATCCAGCCCATGTGCGGAAGCAAAGCGGGAGTTATGAAAAGGCATTTGTTGATCACGAGAAGGAAGCAGATGAggagaaaagggagaagattCAAAAGTGGAGAAGTGCCTTGGCAAAAGTTGGCAATCTTGCTGGATATGATCTACAAAAATATCAGTAA